The Desulfomicrobium orale DSM 12838 genome includes a window with the following:
- the acs gene encoding acetate--CoA ligase: protein MPAENTRPLLFEPPATPRAHVAGMAAYEELYRQADQDPEGYWAGRAEELISWSRPWDKVMDCDMDAARIGWFTGGRLNVSHNCLDRHVEKGLGDKTAIIWQGEPEDDVRRISYAELLTEVGRFANALKKLGVDRGDRVALYMPMVPELAVAMLACTRIGAIHSAVFAGFSASSLQNRIQDCEAKVLVTADAVLRAGRKIPLKGNVDEALAGCPSVTACVVLRRAGNDIAMTEGRDIWWHDLMADPDLSALCPCEDMDSEDTLLLLYTSGSTGKPKGVVHTTGGYLTYATHTCQLVFNLHDDDIHFCTADIGWITGHTYILYGPLALGLTTVMFEGVPSYPDPSRFWQIVEKFGVTSFYTAPTAIRALMREGVEWTRKNDLSSLRVLGSVGEPINPEAWMWYHENIGRSRLPVADTWWQTETGGILISALPFATPLKPGSAALPLPGIRASVVDADGNPAPAGESGNLIVERPWPGMLRGIFRDPERFRQQYFGRFRGRYESGDGARRDEDGYFWILGRLDDVINVSGHRLGTAEIESALVSHPAVAEAAVVGMSHEIKGQAVYAYVTLRADADESDELVKELRAHVRKEIGPLAAPEVIQFAESLPKTRSGKIMRRVLRKITEGSTSMEDFGDTSTLADPSVIQDLIAGRV, encoded by the coding sequence ATGCCCGCTGAAAACACCAGACCGCTTCTTTTCGAACCGCCCGCCACGCCGAGGGCGCATGTCGCCGGTATGGCCGCCTACGAAGAACTGTACCGCCAAGCGGACCAGGATCCCGAAGGCTACTGGGCCGGGCGGGCTGAAGAGCTGATCAGCTGGAGCAGGCCCTGGGACAAGGTCATGGACTGCGACATGGATGCGGCCCGGATCGGATGGTTCACGGGCGGCCGGCTGAACGTCAGTCACAACTGCCTGGACCGGCATGTGGAGAAGGGGCTGGGGGACAAGACGGCCATCATCTGGCAGGGCGAGCCCGAGGATGACGTGCGCCGCATTTCCTACGCCGAACTGCTGACCGAGGTCGGCCGTTTCGCCAACGCCCTGAAAAAGCTCGGCGTGGACCGGGGAGACCGGGTGGCCCTGTACATGCCCATGGTGCCGGAACTGGCTGTGGCCATGCTGGCCTGCACCCGCATCGGCGCCATCCACTCCGCCGTGTTTGCCGGATTTTCGGCCTCCAGTCTGCAAAACCGCATTCAGGACTGTGAGGCCAAGGTGCTGGTCACGGCCGACGCCGTACTCCGCGCGGGACGAAAAATCCCCCTGAAGGGCAATGTGGACGAAGCCCTGGCCGGCTGTCCGTCCGTGACCGCCTGCGTGGTGCTGCGGCGGGCCGGAAACGACATTGCCATGACCGAAGGCCGCGACATCTGGTGGCACGATCTCATGGCCGACCCGGACCTCTCCGCCCTCTGCCCCTGCGAAGACATGGACTCCGAGGACACGCTGCTGCTCCTCTACACCAGCGGCTCCACGGGCAAGCCCAAGGGCGTGGTGCACACCACCGGCGGCTATCTGACCTACGCAACCCACACCTGCCAGCTGGTCTTCAACCTTCACGACGACGACATCCACTTCTGCACCGCCGATATCGGCTGGATCACCGGGCACACCTACATTCTCTACGGCCCCCTGGCCCTTGGCTTGACCACGGTCATGTTCGAGGGTGTGCCCTCCTATCCCGACCCCTCACGGTTCTGGCAGATCGTGGAAAAATTCGGCGTGACCAGTTTCTACACTGCACCCACGGCCATCCGGGCGCTCATGCGCGAAGGCGTGGAATGGACCCGCAAGAACGATCTGTCCTCCCTGCGGGTGCTGGGCAGCGTGGGCGAGCCCATCAATCCCGAAGCATGGATGTGGTACCACGAAAATATCGGCCGCTCCCGGCTGCCCGTGGCGGACACCTGGTGGCAGACCGAAACGGGCGGCATCCTCATTTCCGCCCTGCCCTTCGCCACGCCGCTCAAGCCCGGCTCGGCGGCCCTGCCTCTGCCCGGCATCCGGGCCAGCGTGGTCGATGCCGACGGCAACCCCGCCCCGGCGGGCGAAAGCGGCAATCTGATCGTGGAGCGGCCCTGGCCGGGCATGCTGCGCGGCATCTTCCGCGACCCGGAGCGCTTCCGGCAGCAGTACTTCGGACGTTTTCGCGGACGCTACGAATCGGGCGACGGCGCGCGCCGGGACGAAGACGGCTATTTCTGGATTCTGGGCCGTCTGGACGATGTGATCAACGTCTCCGGACACCGGCTGGGTACGGCGGAAATCGAATCCGCCCTGGTCTCGCACCCGGCCGTGGCCGAGGCCGCCGTGGTGGGCATGTCCCACGAAATCAAGGGACAGGCCGTCTACGCCTACGTCACCCTGCGGGCCGATGCCGACGAGTCCGACGAGCTGGTCAAAGAGCTGCGCGCCCATGTACGCAAGGAAATCGGTCCGCTGGCCGCGCCGGAAGTGATCCAGTTCGCTGAAAGCCTGCCCAAGACCCGCAGTGGAAAAATCATGCGCCGGGTGCTGCGCAAGATCACCGAAGGATCCACCTCCATGGAGGACTTCGGCGACACGTCCACCCTGGCCGATCCATCGGTCATCCAGGACCTCATCGCCGGCAGGGTCTGA
- a CDS encoding bifunctional acetate--CoA ligase family protein/GNAT family N-acetyltransferase, which produces MSVNPLNLLFKPNSLAIIGASREAGSVSATLMGNLMSGKFLGPVLPVSGAQEAIFGVLSYADVKSLPLTPDLAIICSPVHEAPERLAELADNGTPAALVMDPDYDLLEASERTKIDEQIRAVVRDKHIRVLGPGSLGMIVPASGVNASLSKVGAREGRIAFVTQSDSLFESVLDWAKNNNIGFSHCISLGRQLDVDFSSVLDYLGEDPATRSILLYVESIQDARRFMSAARASARSKPILVIRPRRLPCELRDAAADLTEDDLDLIYDAAFRRAGMVRVDDIDLLFEGARTLANYRPLRGNDLAIMTNGRSVGLLSADALIAGGGVLAPITEDLQLKLEEILGPERCSDNPVSLPYNAAPDVYARVLSVLAKARGVGCVLILHVPLPGASSLDIARAVTQVAKTSRCLVLANWLGEETVRDTKEIFDEASVPVFDRPGKAIMTYLHMLRYKRIQQILMQTPDSLPADFFPDTAHAAQVIAAALEDGRTKLSEEESRQVLAAYGLPVVETRICKSAMQAVEAAAELGYPVALKIRSPQIAHPSDIGGIALDLTTPDLLFEAAANMSARVHARMPNAYIDGFVVQKMGRRPGAHELFISVVTDKTFGPVLRFGHGGVASSVINDQAAALPPLNMGLARELISRTRISRLLEGSRRQAPADMDDICLALIQVSQMVIDLPQIVTVEMNPVFADDKGVLALGARIWVRECSCCGPERLAIRPYPRELEESVRLKDGSRVLLRPIRPEDAAAHLQFIENLDEEDLRLRFFGLVQNFVLDDMTRFTQIDYDREMAFIATRQTGREAETLGVVRTSTKPDNSSAEFAIIIRTDMKGTGLGSLLFEKMIRYCKSRGTRYLDGQTMPRNKGMIGLARRFGLSVAHNYEEELVEMRLSLWEWEPAGQKLS; this is translated from the coding sequence ATGAGCGTGAATCCCCTGAATCTGCTGTTCAAACCCAATTCCCTGGCCATCATCGGCGCTTCCCGCGAGGCGGGATCAGTCAGCGCCACGCTCATGGGCAATCTCATGTCCGGAAAATTTCTGGGACCGGTGCTGCCCGTTTCCGGGGCCCAGGAAGCCATTTTCGGCGTGCTGTCCTATGCGGACGTGAAATCCCTGCCGCTGACTCCGGATCTGGCCATCATCTGCTCGCCCGTTCACGAGGCCCCGGAGCGTCTGGCCGAACTGGCCGACAACGGCACCCCCGCAGCCCTGGTCATGGACCCGGATTACGATCTGCTGGAAGCCTCCGAACGGACAAAAATCGATGAACAAATCCGGGCCGTGGTCCGGGACAAGCACATCCGTGTGCTGGGGCCCGGCAGCCTGGGGATGATCGTGCCCGCATCGGGCGTCAACGCCAGCCTGTCCAAGGTGGGCGCCAGAGAGGGGCGCATCGCCTTCGTGACTCAGTCCGACAGCCTTTTCGAATCGGTTCTGGACTGGGCCAAGAACAATAACATCGGTTTTTCGCATTGTATTTCCCTGGGCCGCCAGCTGGATGTGGATTTCAGTTCCGTGCTCGACTATTTGGGCGAGGACCCGGCCACACGGTCCATCCTGCTGTATGTGGAAAGCATTCAGGACGCCCGCCGGTTCATGTCCGCGGCCCGGGCCAGCGCCCGCAGCAAGCCCATTCTGGTCATCCGGCCCAGGCGTCTGCCCTGCGAACTGCGCGACGCCGCCGCCGATCTGACCGAAGACGATCTGGACCTCATCTACGACGCGGCCTTCCGCCGGGCGGGCATGGTCCGGGTGGACGACATCGACCTGCTCTTCGAGGGCGCGCGGACCCTGGCCAACTACAGGCCCCTGCGCGGCAATGATCTGGCCATCATGACCAACGGGCGAAGCGTGGGGCTTCTGAGCGCCGACGCGCTCATTGCCGGCGGCGGTGTGCTCGCGCCCATCACCGAGGATCTTCAGCTCAAGCTCGAAGAGATTCTGGGGCCGGAGCGGTGCTCGGACAACCCGGTGTCCCTGCCCTACAACGCCGCGCCGGACGTGTACGCCCGGGTGCTGAGCGTTCTGGCCAAGGCCAGGGGCGTGGGCTGCGTGCTCATTTTGCATGTGCCCCTGCCCGGAGCCTCCAGCCTGGACATCGCCCGGGCCGTGACCCAGGTGGCCAAGACCAGCCGGTGCCTGGTGCTGGCCAACTGGCTGGGTGAGGAAACGGTGCGGGACACCAAGGAGATTTTCGACGAAGCCTCCGTTCCGGTGTTCGACCGGCCCGGCAAGGCGATCATGACCTACCTGCACATGCTCCGCTACAAGCGCATCCAGCAGATTCTGATGCAGACCCCCGATTCCCTGCCCGCCGACTTCTTTCCCGACACGGCCCACGCCGCCCAGGTCATTGCCGCTGCTCTGGAAGACGGGCGTACAAAGCTGTCCGAGGAGGAATCCCGGCAGGTGCTCGCGGCCTACGGTCTGCCCGTGGTGGAAACCCGGATCTGCAAGTCGGCCATGCAGGCCGTGGAAGCGGCGGCGGAGCTCGGCTACCCTGTGGCTCTCAAGATCCGCTCGCCGCAGATCGCCCATCCGTCGGACATCGGCGGCATCGCCCTCGACCTGACCACGCCGGACCTGCTCTTCGAGGCCGCGGCCAACATGTCCGCCCGCGTGCACGCGCGCATGCCGAACGCCTATATCGACGGCTTCGTCGTGCAGAAGATGGGCCGCAGGCCGGGAGCGCACGAGCTGTTCATCTCCGTGGTCACGGACAAGACCTTCGGGCCGGTGCTGCGTTTCGGTCACGGCGGCGTGGCATCCTCCGTCATCAACGACCAGGCCGCGGCCCTGCCGCCCCTGAACATGGGGCTGGCCCGCGAACTGATCTCCCGCACCCGCATTTCCAGACTCCTGGAAGGCTCCCGGCGTCAGGCTCCGGCCGATATGGACGATATCTGCCTGGCTCTGATTCAGGTCAGCCAGATGGTCATCGATCTGCCGCAGATCGTCACTGTGGAGATGAACCCGGTTTTCGCCGACGACAAGGGCGTACTGGCCCTGGGTGCGCGGATATGGGTCCGGGAATGCTCGTGCTGCGGGCCGGAACGGCTGGCTATCCGGCCGTATCCGAGAGAACTGGAAGAGTCCGTGCGGCTTAAGGACGGCTCGCGGGTGCTTCTGCGGCCCATCCGGCCGGAGGATGCCGCGGCCCACCTGCAATTCATCGAGAATCTGGACGAAGAGGACCTGCGGCTGCGTTTCTTCGGACTGGTCCAGAATTTCGTGCTGGACGACATGACCCGTTTCACCCAGATCGACTACGACCGGGAAATGGCCTTCATCGCCACGCGCCAGACCGGCAGAGAGGCGGAAACCCTGGGTGTGGTGCGCACCTCCACCAAGCCGGACAATTCTTCAGCGGAATTCGCCATCATCATCCGCACCGACATGAAAGGCACGGGTCTGGGCTCGCTTCTGTTCGAAAAGATGATCCGGTACTGCAAGAGCCGGGGCACCCGCTACCTGGACGGGCAGACCATGCCCCGCAACAAGGGCATGATCGGGCTGGCCAGGCGTTTCGGCCTGTCCGTGGCCCACAACTACGAGGAAGAGCTGGTGGAAATGCGGCTGTCCCTGTGGGAATGGGAGCCGGCCGGCCAGAAGCTTTCGTGA
- a CDS encoding citrate synthase, translating to MSKDTATLTIDGKTFELPVIRGTEDEVAVDVSSLRSRSGVITLDPGFANTGACYSAISFVDGEKGVLRYRGYPIEQLAEQSSFVETAMMLVFGELPTREERAAFRNILGEQALLHEDLMHHFEGFPPNGHPMAILSAVINSLGTYHPDLLRIDTWEEFRMAVAKLISKVRTIAAFSYRKSKGLPIIYPDPGRSYCENFLHMMFSVPYKEYFPSAEAQRALDLFLLVHADHEQNCSCSTVRMVGSSDANLFASVSAGICALWGRLHGGANSAVVGMLERIHSGEHSIAECIERVKRKEFRLMGFGHRIYKNFDPRAKVLKDCATRLLESLDTRDPLLDIAQELADAALRDDFFISRNLYPNVDFYSGIILRALNIPVNMFPVMFAMGRMPGWIAHWHEQYMEEGTRIHRPRQIYVGPNRRDYIPMEDR from the coding sequence ATGAGTAAAGACACAGCCACGCTGACCATAGACGGAAAAACCTTTGAACTGCCCGTGATACGCGGCACCGAAGACGAAGTGGCGGTGGACGTGAGTTCCCTGCGTTCCAGATCGGGCGTCATCACTCTGGACCCCGGGTTTGCCAATACCGGCGCGTGCTACAGCGCCATCAGCTTCGTGGACGGGGAGAAAGGCGTCCTGCGCTACCGGGGATACCCCATCGAGCAGCTGGCCGAACAAAGTTCCTTCGTGGAGACGGCCATGATGCTGGTGTTCGGGGAACTGCCCACCCGCGAGGAGCGCGCAGCCTTTCGCAACATTCTGGGAGAGCAGGCTCTGCTGCATGAGGACCTTATGCATCATTTCGAAGGGTTCCCGCCCAATGGACACCCCATGGCCATTTTGTCGGCGGTGATCAATTCCCTCGGCACGTATCATCCGGATTTGCTCCGCATCGATACCTGGGAGGAGTTCCGGATGGCCGTGGCCAAGCTTATCAGCAAGGTCCGCACCATCGCGGCTTTCAGCTACCGCAAGTCCAAGGGCCTGCCCATCATCTATCCGGATCCCGGCCGATCCTACTGCGAGAATTTTCTGCACATGATGTTTTCCGTGCCCTACAAGGAGTATTTCCCTTCTGCCGAAGCCCAGCGGGCTCTGGATTTGTTTCTGCTGGTGCACGCGGATCACGAACAGAACTGCTCCTGCTCCACTGTACGCATGGTGGGCTCTTCCGACGCCAATCTGTTCGCCTCGGTTTCGGCGGGCATCTGCGCGCTGTGGGGCAGATTGCACGGCGGAGCCAATTCGGCCGTGGTCGGCATGCTGGAGCGCATCCACTCCGGGGAGCATTCCATTGCGGAATGCATCGAACGGGTCAAACGCAAAGAGTTTCGGCTGATGGGCTTCGGGCACCGGATTTACAAGAATTTCGACCCGCGGGCCAAGGTACTCAAGGACTGCGCCACCAGACTGCTGGAGAGTCTGGACACGCGCGACCCGTTGCTCGATATCGCCCAGGAGCTGGCGGACGCCGCCCTGCGGGACGACTTTTTCATCTCCCGCAATTTGTACCCCAATGTGGATTTCTATTCCGGCATCATCCTGCGCGCGCTGAATATCCCCGTGAACATGTTCCCGGTCATGTTCGCCATGGGCCGCATGCCCGGCTGGATCGCCCACTGGCATGAGCAGTACATGGAGGAAGGCACGCGCATCCACCGCCCCCGGCAGATCTATGTGGGGCCCAACCGGCGGGATTACATCCCCATGGAAGACCGCTGA
- a CDS encoding TRAP transporter substrate-binding protein — protein sequence MKRICMTMAVLSLCLCASPVLADYDGPKIKFRLAHTTPPGNHITLAYQKFADLVKEKSGGKITVQVFPNAVLGSDRVLIEGAQKGSLDVGVSSTPNLAVFAREFSVFDLPYITSPKFQKNLYASIDKGGPLHAYFEEVSNKVGLQPIMYAEYGYRHFVTVKRPVTKASDLAGLKMRTTDSPVEVAVAKALRTNPAPIAWGEVYTALQQGTIDAEGNTFPHLFGAKHHEVLKYAITSAHNYGMQVAMANKAWWDKLPPSAQQIINEAARDAVVYQREVLYPENEKAAREGFIKAGITIHDATDEDIEEFRKMTRPVWDTVTLPAELIQLVQDTQK from the coding sequence ATGAAAAGAATTTGCATGACCATGGCTGTTCTGTCTCTGTGCTTGTGTGCTTCCCCGGTTTTGGCAGACTATGATGGCCCGAAGATCAAGTTTCGTCTGGCTCACACGACTCCTCCCGGCAATCATATTACTCTGGCCTACCAGAAATTTGCGGATCTGGTGAAGGAGAAGTCCGGCGGCAAGATCACGGTGCAGGTGTTTCCCAATGCTGTGCTGGGCAGCGACAGAGTGCTTATTGAAGGAGCTCAGAAAGGTTCTCTGGATGTTGGAGTGAGCTCCACGCCCAATCTGGCGGTTTTTGCCAGAGAGTTTTCCGTATTTGACCTGCCCTACATCACTTCGCCCAAGTTCCAGAAAAATCTGTATGCTTCCATCGACAAGGGCGGCCCGCTGCACGCTTATTTCGAGGAGGTCTCCAATAAGGTGGGTTTGCAGCCCATCATGTATGCGGAATACGGATACCGTCACTTTGTGACGGTGAAGCGTCCGGTGACCAAGGCTTCCGACCTGGCCGGACTGAAGATGCGCACCACGGATTCTCCCGTGGAGGTGGCTGTGGCCAAGGCATTGCGGACCAATCCGGCTCCTATTGCCTGGGGGGAAGTGTATACTGCCCTTCAGCAGGGCACGATAGATGCCGAAGGAAATACATTTCCGCATCTTTTCGGGGCCAAGCATCATGAGGTGCTCAAATACGCCATCACTTCCGCGCACAACTACGGCATGCAGGTGGCCATGGCCAATAAGGCCTGGTGGGACAAACTGCCGCCTTCGGCACAGCAGATCATCAATGAAGCAGCTCGGGACGCCGTGGTTTATCAGCGGGAAGTGCTGTACCCTGAGAACGAGAAGGCGGCCCGCGAGGGTTTCATCAAGGCGGGAATTACCATTCATGATGCTACGGACGAGGATATCGAGGAATTCCGTAAAATGACCCGCCCGGTTTGGGACACTGTTACGTTGCCGGCGGAACTCATCCAGCTCGTTCAGGATACCCAGAAATAA
- a CDS encoding TRAP transporter large permease subunit — MSEASRLPRVLNSVEKPFLATGLLLMILIITYQTCFRYAVSNINERLYDPQWVTFLSSFADVDGLRERLGAIAGWSIWSEELARYVFIWISYLAVPLAILGRSNIRVDFLCEKLPERQRRIVWVLTDLCMLILAGLFCYMGFGHVRMQIAMPQVTPAMGIKYFIPYLILPVGFGLMAIRAIQDLWTQVRSMPAKDTAFGVVLTAALFLPVLVHDEWSAVWLLFGYFVIFLLLGVPIAFALGLSSVGTILGAGTLPLDYLAQIAFVSIDTFPIMAIPFFIAAGVFMGAGGLSKRLLALGDELVGALPGGMALASIVTCIFFASISGSGPATVAAIGTITIPAMIERGYDRFFAAAVVAAAGCIGVMIPPSNPFVVYGVAGQVSVGKLFLAGIVPGLLCGLALMVAAFAISKRNGWQGEARGRSLRTFAQAFWNAKWALLVPVIVLGGIYGGIMTPTEAAAVAALYGLVVGLFIYGELSFEKMWASCVEAAQTSSVIIVLMAMATIFGNIMTIEQVPDTIASFILDLTSTKIVILLFINIFLLWIGTFMEALAAIVIITPILLPLVTRVGVDPLHFGIIMVVNLAIGFITPPVGVNLFVASSLSKARIGDIVSAGWVFLGVLIAMLLVFTYIPWFSLCLVQ; from the coding sequence ATGTCCGAAGCTTCCCGTCTGCCCCGCGTCCTTAATTCCGTGGAGAAGCCTTTTCTAGCCACGGGATTGCTGCTCATGATTCTGATCATCACCTATCAGACCTGCTTCCGGTATGCCGTATCGAATATCAATGAACGGCTCTACGATCCGCAATGGGTGACCTTTCTGTCTTCTTTTGCGGATGTGGACGGTCTGCGCGAGCGGCTCGGAGCCATTGCCGGCTGGTCGATATGGTCGGAGGAACTGGCCCGGTATGTGTTTATCTGGATTTCCTACCTGGCCGTGCCGTTGGCCATTCTGGGCCGCAGTAACATCCGGGTGGATTTTCTCTGTGAGAAGCTGCCCGAACGGCAGCGGCGGATCGTCTGGGTGCTTACGGATCTATGTATGCTGATTCTGGCCGGTCTTTTCTGCTATATGGGCTTTGGGCATGTGCGGATGCAGATCGCTATGCCCCAGGTGACGCCGGCCATGGGTATCAAATATTTCATCCCTTATCTGATTTTGCCCGTCGGATTCGGACTCATGGCTATCCGGGCTATTCAGGACCTGTGGACTCAGGTGCGTTCCATGCCGGCCAAGGACACGGCTTTTGGCGTGGTCCTGACCGCGGCACTTTTTCTTCCGGTACTTGTCCATGACGAATGGAGCGCGGTTTGGCTTCTTTTTGGCTACTTCGTGATTTTTCTCCTGCTTGGTGTTCCCATCGCTTTTGCTCTGGGACTGTCCAGCGTGGGCACCATTCTGGGCGCAGGCACTCTGCCCCTTGATTATCTGGCTCAGATCGCCTTTGTCTCCATCGATACTTTCCCCATCATGGCCATTCCATTTTTCATTGCAGCGGGAGTCTTCATGGGTGCGGGAGGACTGTCCAAGAGATTGCTCGCCTTGGGCGACGAGCTGGTCGGGGCGCTTCCCGGAGGCATGGCTCTGGCCAGCATTGTGACCTGCATTTTTTTCGCCTCCATCAGTGGTTCGGGGCCGGCCACCGTGGCGGCCATAGGGACCATCACCATTCCGGCCATGATTGAGCGCGGATACGACAGGTTTTTCGCCGCCGCAGTGGTGGCTGCCGCGGGATGTATCGGAGTCATGATCCCGCCGAGCAACCCGTTTGTGGTCTATGGCGTGGCCGGGCAGGTCTCCGTGGGTAAACTTTTTCTGGCCGGCATCGTGCCTGGACTTCTGTGCGGTCTGGCTCTCATGGTCGCAGCTTTTGCCATATCCAAAAGAAACGGTTGGCAGGGTGAGGCGCGCGGCCGATCTCTGCGTACCTTTGCCCAGGCATTCTGGAACGCCAAATGGGCGCTTCTGGTTCCGGTCATTGTGCTGGGTGGAATATATGGGGGCATCATGACGCCCACGGAGGCTGCGGCCGTGGCCGCCCTGTATGGCCTCGTGGTCGGGCTTTTCATCTACGGGGAGCTCAGCTTTGAAAAGATGTGGGCGTCCTGCGTCGAAGCGGCTCAGACTTCTTCGGTGATCATCGTACTCATGGCCATGGCTACCATTTTCGGTAACATCATGACCATCGAGCAGGTACCGGACACTATCGCGTCTTTCATTCTCGATCTGACCAGTACGAAAATCGTCATTCTGCTCTTCATCAATATTTTTCTGCTGTGGATCGGCACTTTCATGGAGGCGCTGGCGGCCATTGTCATCATCACCCCTATTCTGCTGCCCCTGGTCACGCGAGTGGGTGTCGATCCGCTTCATTTCGGCATCATTATGGTCGTGAATCTGGCTATCGGTTTCATCACTCCGCCGGTGGGGGTGAACCTGTTTGTGGCCAGCAGTCTGTCCAAAGCGCGTATCGGCGACATCGTCAGTGCCGGATGGGTGTTTTTGGGTGTTCTGATCGCAATGCTGCTGGTTTTTACGTATATTCCCTGGTTTTCATTGTGTTTGGTGCAGTGA
- a CDS encoding heme-binding protein produces the protein MSRISLDHAWEAVCAVRDHAARDGFPPVCLCVAAENGEEILLARMDGAPERLVSIVRAKAYTAVRMRCSTREFHERLLAENLSLADFHDPGLTSLPGGIPVMDRDVCLGAVAVSGRTLSQDVDLAEYFAHVLVKLCAMD, from the coding sequence ATGTCCCGGATATCTCTTGATCATGCCTGGGAGGCTGTGTGCGCGGTACGGGACCATGCTGCGCGGGATGGTTTCCCGCCCGTGTGTCTTTGTGTTGCGGCGGAAAACGGTGAGGAGATTTTACTTGCACGCATGGACGGAGCTCCGGAACGATTGGTTTCCATCGTGCGGGCCAAAGCCTATACTGCGGTCCGCATGCGTTGTTCCACGCGGGAATTTCATGAGCGTCTGTTGGCGGAAAATTTGTCTCTGGCGGATTTCCACGATCCGGGGCTGACCAGCCTGCCTGGAGGCATTCCCGTCATGGATCGGGATGTCTGTCTGGGAGCTGTGGCCGTCAGTGGCCGGACTCTCTCTCAGGACGTGGACCTGGCCGAGTATTTTGCCCATGTATTGGTGAAGTTGTGTGCCATGGACTGA
- the pyrR gene encoding bifunctional pyr operon transcriptional regulator/uracil phosphoribosyltransferase PyrR has product MTAEDMKRSLDRLGCEILERIPDHDSLALIGIQRRGVDLARRLASGLAAKLPHSPLCGELDINLYRDDWTTSDATPHINATRVDFSLEDKSVILVDDVLFTGRTIRCALEALLDFGRPRMVKLLVLADRGHRELPIQADFIGKVIATTREQRVDVHLLERDGLDQVVLS; this is encoded by the coding sequence ATGACTGCGGAGGATATGAAGCGTTCTCTTGACCGGCTGGGCTGCGAGATTCTGGAACGGATTCCTGATCACGACTCGCTGGCATTGATCGGCATTCAGCGCCGGGGGGTGGATCTGGCCCGCCGTCTGGCCTCCGGGCTGGCCGCGAAATTACCTCATTCTCCTCTGTGCGGCGAACTGGACATCAACCTGTACCGGGACGACTGGACCACTTCTGATGCCACGCCGCACATCAACGCCACGCGCGTCGATTTTTCCCTGGAAGACAAATCCGTGATTCTCGTGGATGACGTGCTTTTCACCGGGCGCACTATCCGTTGCGCCTTGGAGGCTCTGCTCGATTTTGGCCGTCCCCGGATGGTGAAACTTCTGGTGCTGGCCGACCGGGGGCATCGTGAACTGCCCATTCAGGCGGATTTCATCGGCAAGGTGATCGCCACCACCCGGGAGCAGCGCGTGGACGTGCATCTATTGGAGCGGGACGGACTGGATCAGGTGGTGCTGAGCTGA